A genomic region of Candidatus Pseudomonas phytovorans contains the following coding sequences:
- a CDS encoding acyloxyacyl hydrolase has product MKKLLGLAAAAAFTLGQAMSAQAADVSFSVGQTGDSTMVYRLGLQSNWDVSWWQTSVGRLTGYWDGAYTYWDGDKTASNHSLSFAPVFVYEFAGQSVKPYIEAGIGVAAFSSTELESNELGSAFQFEDRIGFGLRFAGGHEIGVRAIHYSNAGIKQPNDGVESYSLHYRMAL; this is encoded by the coding sequence ATGAAGAAACTGCTCGGCTTGGCGGCGGCTGCCGCCTTTACCTTGGGGCAAGCGATGTCGGCGCAGGCTGCCGACGTTTCGTTTTCAGTGGGGCAGACCGGTGACTCGACGATGGTGTATCGGCTGGGGCTGCAATCGAACTGGGACGTGAGCTGGTGGCAGACCAGCGTCGGTCGGCTGACCGGCTACTGGGATGGGGCCTACACCTATTGGGATGGCGACAAGACGGCCAGCAACCATAGCCTGTCTTTTGCGCCGGTATTCGTCTATGAATTTGCCGGGCAGTCGGTAAAGCCCTACATCGAAGCGGGAATCGGTGTGGCGGCATTCTCCAGCACCGAGCTGGAAAGCAACGAACTCGGCTCGGCGTTTCAGTTTGAGGACCGCATCGGCTTTGGCTTGCGCTTCGCCGGCGGGCATGAGATCGGGGTACGGGCGATTCACTATTCCAACGCCGGCATCAAGCAGCCAAATGATGGCGTGGAGAGCTATAGCCTGCATTACCGCATGGCGCTCTGA
- the murI gene encoding glutamate racemase — MAERSAPVGVMDSGVGGLSVLAEIQRLLPNETLLYVADCGHVPYGEKSPDYIRERCRRIAAFFQEQGAKAMVLACNTATVAAVADLRELYPTWPLVGMEPAVKPAAAATRSGVVGVLATTGTLQSAKFAALLDRFANDVQVITQPCPGLVELIETGDLASLALRQMLLGYVQPLLAAGCDTLILGCTHYPFLRPLLADLVPADVAIIDTGAAVARQLQRLLGANDLLAEGPAGEARFWTSAAPQTLRKILPVLWHESGDVQSFAL, encoded by the coding sequence ATGGCTGAGCGTTCGGCGCCGGTCGGCGTGATGGACTCGGGGGTCGGCGGTTTGTCGGTGCTCGCCGAGATCCAGCGCTTGCTGCCCAACGAGACGCTGCTGTATGTGGCCGACTGCGGCCACGTGCCTTATGGTGAGAAGTCGCCGGACTACATCCGTGAACGCTGCCGGCGCATCGCCGCGTTCTTCCAGGAGCAAGGGGCCAAGGCCATGGTCCTGGCGTGCAATACCGCCACGGTGGCGGCGGTGGCCGACTTGCGCGAGTTGTACCCGACCTGGCCGCTGGTGGGCATGGAGCCTGCCGTGAAGCCCGCAGCGGCGGCGACCCGCTCGGGCGTGGTCGGTGTGCTGGCCACTACCGGGACCCTGCAGAGCGCCAAGTTCGCCGCCTTGCTCGACCGCTTTGCCAACGACGTGCAGGTCATCACTCAGCCTTGCCCGGGGCTGGTCGAACTGATCGAGACTGGCGACCTCGCCAGCCTGGCGCTGCGCCAGATGTTGCTTGGCTATGTGCAGCCGTTGCTGGCCGCCGGCTGCGACACGCTGATCCTCGGTTGCACTCATTACCCCTTCTTGCGCCCGTTACTGGCCGACCTGGTACCAGCGGATGTGGCGATCATCGACACGGGCGCGGCCGTGGCGCGTCAGTTGCAGCGGCTGCTGGGTGCCAATGACCTGCTGGCCGAAGGCCCGGCCGGCGAGGCCCGTTTCTGGACCAGCGCTGCCCCACAAACCCTGAGAAAAATCCTACCTGTGCTGTGGCATGAGTCCGGCGATGTGCAAAGCTTCGCGTTGTGA